One Centroberyx gerrardi isolate f3 chromosome 2, fCenGer3.hap1.cur.20231027, whole genome shotgun sequence DNA window includes the following coding sequences:
- the LOC139922658 gene encoding molybdopterin synthase catalytic subunit, translated as MEGAEKKSDVFKLSRDILSIQEVVDTVSSTSCGAISIFLGTTRDSFEGRRVIGLEYEAYEAMVQSELGKLSADIRTRWPTVTHVCIHHRLGWVGAGEASVAIAMSSPHRHDAQQAVQYCINQLKANVPIWKKEVYAGDEEGSWKENKECAWGRAKEAGGEGGEGGT; from the exons atggagggagcagagaagaagagcgacGTCTTCAAGCTGAGCCGTGATATACTGTCCATACAGGAAGTGGTCGACACTGTCAGCAGCACTTCCTGTGGAGCCATTTCCATATTTCTAG gGACAACCCGCGACTCCTTTGAGGgccgacgtgtgattggcctgGAGTACGAGGCCTACGaggccatggtccaatcagagctgggCAAGCTGAGCGCTGACATCAGAACACGCTGGCCAACCGTGACGCATGTCTGCATTCACCACCGGCTGgg gtGGGTGGGGGCAGGCGAGGCAAGCGTTGCCATAGCAATGTCATCACCTCATCGTCATGACGCCCAGCAGGCCGTCCAATACTGCATCAACCAGCTGAAGGCCAACGTCCCTATATGGAAGAAG gaagtgtaCGCTGGTGATGAGGAAGGAAGCTGGAAGGAAAACAAAGAGTGTGCCTGGGGCAGGGCTAAAGAGGCAGGGGGCGAAGGAGGAGAAGGCGGgacttaa